In Thiospirochaeta perfilievii, a single window of DNA contains:
- a CDS encoding tetratricopeptide repeat protein has translation MTTNFIALIIIILVLTASVGIVFYFKNSAGHKVETKKDRKTLLKEATRKLAHNPRDPSALLILADIYYNENNFDKALQTYRILLDLCATNSQLDQGLINFRYGMCAYNLNSMETAYKSLLFSWSLDKENYTLNSTLGKIEYKLKKYDKAAGLLKQCVDSRPSDIENRKYLGLSFFKLKDYKLAYPHLAKAVEADYSDKETIFNFAKCCHKVNQTDRALKLFTGLRQDAIWGPNAALFAGTINTTLRNYDDAIVDFEVGLRHKNISSDVKIEMYYRLALVFAKTGQHEDSINNLRKVNTLAPNYKDVPILLNRFKELSLNKNLGTYLNAQTPEFINLCKNIVSATFSKSSIKITDIVQGSSDFIEIVAEVKNRKWEDIILFKFMRSERDVGELIIRELYARLKDTRAGRGFCFTIGNYTEGAQSFVEARLIDLIDKPKLLKYLNKIDS, from the coding sequence ATGACAACAAACTTTATAGCGCTTATAATAATAATCTTAGTTCTAACTGCATCTGTAGGTATAGTGTTTTATTTTAAAAACAGTGCCGGACATAAAGTAGAAACTAAAAAAGATAGAAAAACACTTTTAAAAGAGGCTACTAGGAAGCTAGCACATAACCCTAGAGATCCATCAGCTTTATTGATTTTAGCAGATATATATTATAATGAAAACAACTTTGATAAAGCATTACAAACATATAGGATACTTCTAGATCTTTGTGCAACAAATTCCCAATTGGATCAAGGTTTAATTAACTTTAGATATGGGATGTGTGCATATAATTTAAACTCTATGGAAACCGCATATAAGTCACTCCTATTCTCCTGGAGTTTAGATAAAGAGAACTACACATTAAACTCTACATTAGGTAAGATTGAGTATAAATTAAAAAAATACGATAAGGCAGCAGGTTTGTTAAAACAGTGTGTTGACTCTAGACCTAGTGATATTGAAAACAGAAAATATCTTGGACTTAGTTTTTTTAAATTAAAGGATTACAAGCTAGCTTATCCCCACCTTGCAAAAGCTGTTGAGGCGGACTATAGCGATAAAGAGACTATTTTCAACTTTGCTAAATGTTGTCATAAGGTAAATCAAACAGATAGAGCTTTAAAACTCTTTACTGGTCTTAGACAGGACGCGATATGGGGTCCTAATGCAGCACTATTTGCTGGAACTATTAATACTACACTACGTAATTACGATGACGCAATTGTAGACTTTGAAGTTGGTTTAAGACACAAGAATATCTCATCTGATGTTAAAATTGAGATGTATTATCGATTAGCCCTAGTATTTGCTAAGACAGGTCAACATGAAGATTCAATAAATAATCTACGTAAGGTAAATACTCTAGCTCCGAACTATAAAGATGTACCTATTTTACTTAATAGATTTAAAGAGTTATCCCTAAATAAAAATTTAGGTACTTATTTAAATGCACAAACTCCTGAGTTTATTAACCTTTGTAAAAACATAGTCTCTGCCACATTTTCCAAATCTTCAATTAAGATAACCGATATAGTCCAGGGAAGTTCAGACTTTATCGAGATTGTAGCCGAAGTAAAGAATAGAAAGTGGGAGGATATTATCCTTTTTAAATTTATGAGATCTGAACGAGATGTAGGGGAATTAATTATAAGAGAGTTATATGCAAGACTAAAGGACACTAGAGCTGGTAGAGGTTTCTGTTTCACCATAGGAAACTATACAGAGGGTGCACAGAGTTTTGTAGAAGCTAGACTTATCGACTTAATAGATAAGCCTAAACTCCTAAAATATCTAAATAAAATAGATAGCTAA
- the rsmG gene encoding 16S rRNA (guanine(527)-N(7))-methyltransferase RsmG, giving the protein MSVLIDGLKSLNIDYSNEQLELINDYIDEVMLFNPKYGLVNASGDTFVIKHILDSLSGVLSIKEFGPKKIADVGSGGGFPGIPLAIFFPEVEFHLIERSGKRCNFLRNAVLTLGLKNVIIRESAVEDITERFDLVTFRAFTPMEVPITECLLSLLNNNGQIFAYKGRKETIVEELNVIASLISFSDIIPVKVPFLVDERHFLILK; this is encoded by the coding sequence GTGTCAGTTTTAATTGATGGTTTAAAAAGCTTAAATATTGATTACTCTAATGAGCAGCTAGAGTTGATAAATGATTATATTGATGAAGTTATGCTCTTTAATCCAAAATATGGTCTAGTTAATGCTAGTGGGGATACCTTTGTAATTAAACACATTTTAGACTCCCTTTCTGGGGTTCTTTCTATAAAAGAGTTTGGTCCTAAAAAAATAGCAGATGTTGGTTCCGGTGGAGGTTTCCCAGGAATCCCTTTAGCTATTTTTTTCCCTGAAGTGGAATTTCACCTAATAGAGAGATCGGGGAAACGGTGTAACTTTCTTAGAAATGCAGTTTTAACCCTAGGTCTTAAGAATGTAATAATTAGAGAGTCCGCTGTAGAAGATATAACAGAGCGCTTTGATTTAGTTACATTTAGAGCGTTTACTCCCATGGAAGTACCTATAACAGAGTGTCTATTATCTTTGTTAAATAATAACGGTCAGATATTTGCCTATAAGGGGCGTAAAGAGACAATAGTAGAGGAGCTTAATGTTATTGCAAGTCTTATATCATTTAGTGATATTATTCCGGTTAAGGTTCCATTTTTAGTGGACGAGAGACATTTTCTTATCTTAAAGTAG
- the mnmG gene encoding tRNA uridine-5-carboxymethylaminomethyl(34) synthesis enzyme MnmG, with protein sequence MDYDAIVIGAGHAGIEASLALSRMGFKTMVITQNLDQIGKLSCNPAVGGLAKGNMVREIDALGGQMAKLIDASMIQFRILNQSRGPAVQAPRAQADRFLYQTLAKKSLESQKGLAIFQDTVTELILSEDKKSCQGVKTERGNIITARTVIISAGTFMDGKIFIGKYTAQEGRLGELAAIGLGDFLRKHGFAMGRMKTGTPARIRRSTIDFSKMEEQGGDNTMYPFSFDYDEIKDRPYAPCFITYTNEKTHKIIDKNMHLSPLYGGDIVGKGPRYCPSIEDKVTRFPDRERHQIFIEPEGLNTEEMYMNGISSSLPEKVQEEFIRTLPGLENVEIMRPGYAVEYDYIDPTTLYPTMESKHVSGLYFAGQTNGTSGYEEAGVQGLMAGINAGLKMNGEEPLILNRSEAYAGVLIDDIVTLGTDEPYRMFTSRAEYRLNLRHDAADIRLFEKGEKAGLRSKEDVEKFREKVKNIDAIKDLLRESRIKKELLTDVIKENALGKTLYDVVKDPAITITELKKVVPSLNNYSTPLLNHVELDIKYEGYIVKQNQQVNKFMKMESVKIPVDFDFSSIEGLSNESREKLIKIKPLSVGQASRISGVRTSDIAVLLLVLGKGGKK encoded by the coding sequence ATGGATTATGATGCAATAGTAATAGGTGCAGGGCACGCAGGGATTGAGGCTTCTTTAGCCCTTTCAAGAATGGGTTTTAAAACTATGGTAATAACCCAAAATTTGGATCAAATAGGTAAATTATCCTGTAATCCTGCTGTTGGTGGTTTAGCCAAGGGAAATATGGTTCGGGAAATTGATGCATTAGGTGGGCAGATGGCTAAACTTATAGATGCATCTATGATCCAATTTAGAATCCTAAATCAGAGTAGAGGCCCAGCAGTTCAAGCTCCTAGGGCTCAAGCTGATAGATTTTTATATCAAACCCTGGCAAAAAAGAGTTTAGAGAGCCAAAAAGGGTTAGCCATTTTCCAGGATACTGTTACAGAATTAATACTCTCTGAAGATAAAAAAAGCTGCCAAGGTGTAAAAACAGAGAGGGGGAATATAATTACAGCTAGAACTGTAATTATATCAGCTGGGACATTTATGGATGGAAAGATTTTTATTGGAAAATATACAGCCCAGGAAGGTCGTTTAGGAGAGTTAGCTGCAATAGGATTAGGGGACTTCTTAAGAAAGCACGGGTTTGCAATGGGACGTATGAAGACTGGAACCCCTGCTAGAATTAGAAGATCAACAATCGACTTTAGTAAAATGGAAGAGCAGGGTGGGGATAATACAATGTACCCATTTTCATTTGATTATGATGAGATTAAAGATAGACCCTATGCACCATGCTTTATTACATATACTAATGAAAAAACCCATAAGATAATTGATAAAAATATGCACTTATCCCCTCTGTATGGAGGAGACATTGTTGGTAAAGGTCCAAGATACTGCCCATCTATAGAGGATAAAGTTACCAGATTTCCAGATAGAGAGAGGCATCAAATATTTATAGAGCCTGAGGGGTTAAATACAGAAGAGATGTATATGAATGGAATATCATCATCTTTGCCAGAAAAAGTTCAAGAAGAGTTTATTAGAACTTTACCAGGACTGGAAAATGTAGAAATTATGCGTCCTGGTTATGCTGTTGAGTATGACTATATTGACCCAACAACTCTATATCCTACTATGGAGTCTAAACACGTATCAGGTTTATATTTTGCAGGTCAGACAAATGGGACTTCAGGTTACGAAGAAGCTGGTGTTCAAGGTTTAATGGCTGGTATAAATGCTGGGTTAAAGATGAATGGGGAGGAACCATTGATCTTAAACCGTTCAGAAGCCTATGCAGGTGTTCTTATTGATGACATAGTAACACTAGGTACAGATGAACCCTACCGAATGTTCACTTCTAGGGCGGAATATCGTCTAAATTTAAGACACGATGCTGCGGATATAAGACTTTTTGAAAAGGGTGAGAAGGCTGGGCTAAGGTCTAAAGAGGATGTTGAGAAATTTAGAGAGAAGGTTAAGAATATTGATGCTATAAAAGACCTTCTTAGGGAGAGTCGGATTAAAAAAGAGCTGTTAACTGATGTTATTAAGGAGAACGCCCTAGGGAAAACTCTATATGATGTTGTAAAAGACCCAGCGATAACTATAACAGAATTAAAGAAGGTTGTACCATCTTTAAATAACTACTCTACACCACTACTTAATCATGTCGAGTTAGATATTAAGTATGAGGGATATATAGTTAAACAAAACCAGCAGGTTAATAAGTTTATGAAGATGGAGAGTGTTAAAATACCTGTAGATTTTGATTTTAGCTCTATTGAAGGACTATCCAATGAATCAAGGGAGAAGCTTATTAAAATTAAACCTTTAAGTGTAGGGCAAGCGTCTAGAATCTCAGGTGTTAGAACCTCGGATATTGCTGTATTGTTATTGGTGTTAGGAAAGGGTGGTAAAAAGTAG
- the mnmE gene encoding tRNA uridine-5-carboxymethylaminomethyl(34) synthesis GTPase MnmE: MKNFNYDTEDLVVALATPWAESALAIIRTSGPGSIEATAKIFSDRDILVKSEHNKMNYGFIIDPTSSSKIDEVMVAVFRAPNGFTGQDSTEVYCHGSLPGIKKILDAFKQVGFRDASPGEFTFRAFASGKMDLTRAEAVQDIVSAKSTEAQSMALNRLSGGIETKINEIKGLILRTVSAIEIQLDYPEDEGGLAHVPINDVLLAEDMIKKLLATYSAGRVYKEGVKVVLAGKTNAGKSSLFNLFLREDRSIVSEVHGTTRDYLESWISLGGIPIKIFDTAGIREAVDSVEIEGIKRTQNIIENADIIIYLVDGSKGLSEDEVESFNMLKSRSNFIPLWSKIDLEGIVPPKDFFGISTVNHEGFSQLEDIIKDKVFKGNYIQGNDAVLDSERQKILLEKCLEELQLFRNGMESGIALDLVAQDIKEALDCLGEITGEITTTDILENMFSQFCVGK; the protein is encoded by the coding sequence ATGAAGAACTTTAATTATGATACAGAGGATCTTGTTGTTGCGTTAGCCACACCCTGGGCGGAGAGTGCCCTAGCAATTATTAGGACTAGTGGCCCAGGCTCAATAGAGGCAACAGCAAAAATCTTTTCAGATAGAGATATATTAGTAAAATCAGAACACAATAAGATGAACTATGGATTTATTATAGACCCTACTTCGAGTAGTAAAATTGATGAAGTTATGGTTGCTGTTTTTAGAGCTCCCAACGGTTTTACAGGTCAAGACAGTACAGAGGTTTACTGCCACGGAAGTCTTCCTGGGATTAAAAAGATTTTAGATGCTTTTAAGCAGGTTGGGTTTAGAGATGCTTCCCCAGGGGAGTTTACTTTTAGAGCTTTTGCCAGTGGTAAAATGGATTTAACAAGAGCCGAAGCTGTTCAGGACATTGTTTCAGCAAAATCTACAGAGGCTCAGTCCATGGCACTTAATAGACTTTCTGGTGGGATAGAAACTAAAATAAATGAAATTAAAGGTTTGATTTTAAGAACCGTTTCTGCAATTGAGATACAACTTGATTATCCAGAGGATGAGGGTGGTTTAGCCCATGTCCCTATAAATGATGTTTTGTTAGCAGAAGATATGATAAAAAAATTATTAGCTACCTATAGCGCTGGTAGAGTCTATAAAGAGGGGGTGAAAGTTGTACTTGCAGGTAAGACCAATGCTGGAAAATCATCTCTTTTTAACCTTTTTTTAAGGGAGGACAGATCCATTGTTTCAGAAGTTCATGGAACAACTAGGGACTATTTAGAGTCATGGATCTCCTTAGGGGGGATCCCTATAAAGATATTTGATACAGCCGGAATTAGAGAGGCTGTAGATAGTGTTGAAATTGAAGGTATAAAACGAACTCAAAATATTATAGAAAATGCAGATATTATTATATATCTTGTTGATGGTTCAAAGGGACTAAGTGAAGATGAAGTTGAAAGCTTTAATATGCTAAAAAGCAGAAGTAACTTTATACCTCTATGGAGTAAAATAGATCTGGAGGGGATTGTTCCTCCAAAAGATTTTTTTGGTATTAGCACCGTTAACCACGAAGGATTCTCCCAATTAGAGGATATAATAAAAGATAAGGTTTTTAAGGGAAATTATATACAGGGAAATGATGCTGTTTTAGACTCAGAACGTCAAAAAATACTACTTGAAAAGTGTTTAGAAGAGCTTCAATTATTTCGAAATGGGATGGAGTCTGGGATCGCCCTTGATCTGGTTGCCCAGGATATAAAGGAAGCTTTGGATTGTCTTGGTGAAATAACCGGAGAAATTACAACAACTGATATACTGGAAAATATGTTCTCCCAGTTTTGTGTAGGAAAGTAA
- a CDS encoding DUF2520 domain-containing protein codes for MKTTRYGLVGNGLLANHLKKFLDLEGIEYLHWSRKENQENPWEILKECRIVLIVIKDSNIENFISQNPKLKEKTLVHFSGSITVDGTYGFHPLMTFGEDLYSLESYREIPFIGCETIEKFREIFPELKNCYYTIDKSQKELYHALCVIGGNFTTILWQKVIDGFTDDLKLPKKVLNPYLNQVCTNIMTDHVNALTGPIKRGDKLTIKKNISALKDRSWKRVYKMFNSIYKGRKR; via the coding sequence ATGAAAACAACCCGCTATGGTTTAGTAGGAAACGGCCTACTTGCAAACCACTTAAAAAAATTTCTAGACCTTGAAGGCATAGAATATCTACACTGGAGCAGGAAGGAGAACCAAGAAAATCCTTGGGAGATTCTTAAAGAGTGTAGGATAGTTCTAATAGTTATTAAGGACTCTAATATTGAAAATTTCATCAGTCAAAACCCAAAATTAAAAGAGAAAACTCTAGTTCATTTTTCAGGATCTATAACTGTTGATGGAACCTATGGATTTCATCCACTAATGACCTTTGGGGAAGACTTATACTCCTTAGAGAGTTATAGAGAAATCCCATTTATTGGTTGTGAAACTATTGAGAAATTTAGAGAGATTTTCCCAGAGTTAAAAAATTGTTATTACACAATAGATAAGTCACAAAAAGAGTTATACCACGCCCTGTGTGTTATAGGAGGTAATTTCACCACAATATTATGGCAAAAAGTAATAGATGGATTTACCGATGATTTAAAACTACCTAAAAAGGTGTTAAACCCCTACCTAAACCAGGTTTGCACAAATATTATGACAGATCATGTTAACGCATTAACAGGCCCTATAAAAAGAGGGGATAAATTAACAATTAAAAAGAATATCTCCGCATTAAAAGATAGATCATGGAAGAGGGTATATAAGATGTTTAACTCTATATACAAAGGGAGAAAAAGATGA
- the panB gene encoding 3-methyl-2-oxobutanoate hydroxymethyltransferase, with translation MNIKDFDKYKKAEKSISVVTCYDYWTATIIEQSDIDAILVGDSLAMVVHGFNSTLPADIELMALHTAAVRKGAPTKFIIADMPFLSHRKSINSVLESAGRLMKAGANAIKIEGVTGHEMTIKYLVESGIPVMGHLGLTPQSFNSFGGFKLQSKTEEAVLKLIEDGKKLEELGCFSIVLECIPDSAGRRVSQALNIPTIGIGAGGNTDGQVLVLQDMLGFNTGYTPKFVRKFIDGANLVKSALNEYDSCVKSGEFPGEGESYGG, from the coding sequence ATGAATATAAAAGATTTTGATAAATATAAAAAAGCAGAAAAGAGCATATCAGTAGTTACTTGTTATGACTATTGGACTGCAACTATAATTGAACAGTCAGATATTGACGCTATACTTGTTGGAGATAGCCTTGCTATGGTTGTACACGGTTTTAACTCTACACTACCAGCAGATATCGAATTAATGGCACTTCATACAGCTGCAGTAAGAAAGGGAGCTCCTACAAAATTCATAATTGCAGATATGCCATTTTTATCCCACAGAAAAAGTATAAACTCTGTATTAGAATCAGCTGGTCGTTTAATGAAAGCTGGAGCTAATGCAATTAAAATTGAGGGTGTTACTGGACATGAGATGACTATAAAGTATCTTGTTGAGTCAGGGATTCCAGTTATGGGACACCTAGGTTTAACCCCCCAATCATTTAATAGTTTTGGAGGTTTTAAGCTGCAGAGCAAAACAGAAGAAGCTGTACTAAAGTTAATAGAAGATGGAAAGAAGCTAGAAGAGTTAGGTTGTTTCTCCATAGTGTTAGAGTGTATCCCTGACTCTGCAGGCAGGAGGGTTTCCCAGGCCTTAAACATTCCCACAATAGGAATTGGGGCTGGGGGGAATACTGATGGACAGGTTTTAGTACTCCAAGATATGCTTGGATTTAATACTGGTTATACTCCAAAGTTTGTTAGAAAATTTATTGATGGAGCTAATTTAGTAAAGTCTGCATTAAATGAGTATGACTCATGTGTAAAGTCTGGGGAGTTCCCAGGAGAAGGAGAGAGTTACGGTGGCTAA
- the panC gene encoding pantoate--beta-alanine ligase yields MAKVVESIEDWNNLYKENLKGKKSIGFVPTMGALHKGHISLIKRSVSENDVTVCSIFINHTQFNDANDLKNYPITLDSDLQMLQSAGCDYVFLPSREMIYPDDYKYKLTESELSRKFCGAHREGHFDGVLTVVLKLLNIIKCDNAYFGEKDWQQYYLIKGMVRALFLDCNIVPCTLVRELDGLAFSSRNKLLTPENRLKAPNLYRIISSNKSLESMKRELESLGFVVDYLEEMEGRLLVAASLGNVRLIDNVKR; encoded by the coding sequence GTGGCTAAAGTAGTTGAAAGTATAGAGGATTGGAATAATCTTTATAAGGAGAACTTAAAGGGTAAAAAAAGTATAGGATTTGTTCCAACTATGGGTGCCCTACATAAGGGTCATATAAGTTTAATTAAGAGGTCAGTATCTGAAAATGATGTTACTGTATGCTCAATTTTTATAAATCATACCCAGTTTAATGACGCCAATGACCTTAAAAACTACCCAATTACCCTGGATTCAGATTTACAAATGTTACAGAGTGCAGGTTGTGACTATGTTTTCCTTCCTTCTAGGGAGATGATATACCCAGACGACTACAAATATAAGCTAACAGAGAGCGAGTTAAGTAGAAAATTTTGCGGAGCCCACAGAGAGGGACACTTTGATGGAGTATTAACTGTAGTATTAAAACTACTAAATATTATAAAGTGTGATAACGCCTATTTTGGGGAGAAGGATTGGCAACAGTACTATCTAATTAAAGGTATGGTGAGGGCTCTATTTTTAGATTGTAATATTGTTCCATGTACTTTAGTTAGGGAGTTAGATGGTCTTGCATTTTCAAGTAGAAATAAGCTATTGACTCCAGAAAATAGATTAAAAGCTCCTAATTTATATAGAATTATATCATCTAATAAAAGCCTAGAGAGTATGAAGAGAGAGTTGGAATCCCTTGGTTTTGTTGTAGACTATTTGGAAGAGATGGAAGGAAGACTCCTAGTTGCAGCCTCACTAGGAAATGTGAGGTTAATAGACAATGTCAAAAGGTAA
- a CDS encoding flavoprotein, translated as MSKGNIVLQITGSIAAFKAGTLLSTLVKSGYSVQCVASEAGLRFIGEATLEGISGRPVKVSTFTKGEMMDHINLAKWADLFITYPVSANTLNRLNCGLSDDLIGATYLANNFKKPYLLAPGMNVEMLNHPRVQKSIKELEEYGCYIFDTEEGLLACGDVGKGRVIDPGTVFLKIKELVWKS; from the coding sequence ATGTCAAAAGGTAATATAGTTTTACAAATAACAGGCTCAATCGCAGCATTTAAAGCTGGAACCCTACTCTCTACCCTGGTAAAAAGTGGATACAGTGTACAGTGTGTTGCAAGTGAAGCAGGACTAAGATTTATAGGGGAGGCCACTTTAGAAGGAATATCAGGTAGACCTGTAAAAGTTTCAACCTTTACCAAAGGGGAGATGATGGACCATATAAATCTAGCAAAATGGGCAGACCTGTTTATAACTTACCCTGTAAGTGCAAATACCTTAAATAGGTTAAATTGTGGCCTATCTGACGACCTAATAGGCGCAACATATCTAGCAAATAACTTTAAGAAACCCTACCTTTTGGCACCAGGAATGAATGTGGAAATGTTAAACCACCCTAGGGTACAAAAATCAATAAAAGAATTAGAAGAGTATGGCTGTTACATATTTGATACAGAAGAGGGCCTATTAGCCTGTGGTGATGTTGGGAAGGGAAGAGTTATTGATCCTGGAACAGTATTTTTAAAGATTAAGGAGCTTGTTTGGAAATCCTAA
- a CDS encoding phosphopantothenoylcysteine decarboxylase, whose translation MEILITAGGTEEPIDGVRTITNFSTGRTGATLADIFYENGFKVTLLTSYRGVKPKSPVEIVEYKTFEDLDRNLEKILGKGNINGVIHLAAVSDYSVDYLLIDGVKILPQPNLKLDSNKGLSIVLKPNYKIIERVKKYSTRPITLVGFKLTKNATDKVIKSKVESLFKSGEVDFVVQNDLTSIDKNSHYSAIYTRDGVYKSCTNKQELAISLVNIFREI comes from the coding sequence TTGGAAATCCTAATTACTGCAGGAGGGACTGAAGAGCCTATAGATGGAGTTAGAACAATAACTAACTTTTCAACAGGAAGAACAGGGGCAACATTAGCTGATATATTTTATGAAAATGGTTTTAAAGTTACTCTATTAACATCTTATAGAGGGGTTAAACCTAAAAGTCCGGTAGAAATAGTAGAGTATAAAACATTTGAAGATTTAGATAGAAACTTAGAAAAAATCCTTGGTAAAGGTAACATTAATGGGGTAATTCACTTAGCAGCAGTAAGTGACTACAGTGTAGACTACCTATTAATTGATGGAGTAAAAATTCTCCCCCAGCCCAACCTTAAGTTAGACTCTAATAAAGGGTTAAGCATAGTATTAAAACCTAACTATAAAATAATTGAGAGAGTGAAAAAGTACTCTACAAGACCAATAACTCTAGTTGGCTTCAAACTAACAAAAAATGCAACAGATAAAGTTATAAAGAGTAAGGTTGAGTCACTATTCAAAAGTGGAGAGGTTGATTTTGTGGTACAAAATGACTTAACCTCTATAGATAAAAACAGTCACTACTCAGCAATTTATACTAGGGATGGAGTATATAAGAGTTGTACAAACAAACAAGAGCTTGCCATAAGCCTAGTTAATATTTTTAGGGAGATTTAA
- a CDS encoding type III pantothenate kinase — protein MILCIDAGNTQLFGGIYSGEKIILRFRKRTREGSSSDEIGIFLKNVLIANELDPKDVEQIAICSVVPDENHSLASACEKYFKLRPFFLRAGIKSGLKIKYKNPLELGADRIATSIGSIKRHPGKNIIIIDMGTATTFDIINKNREHLGGAIFPGLRISMDSLEQRTAKLPKVEIIRPLTVCGRSTVENIQSGLYYGAIGQLKELISRFTTESFQGEKPIIIGTGGFSSLFKDEKIFDYVYPDLVLEGINKALELNR, from the coding sequence ATGATACTTTGTATTGATGCAGGAAATACACAACTATTTGGAGGAATATACTCTGGAGAAAAGATAATATTAAGATTTAGGAAAAGAACAAGGGAGGGTTCATCTTCTGACGAGATAGGTATCTTTCTTAAAAATGTATTAATTGCAAATGAACTAGACCCAAAAGATGTAGAACAAATAGCAATATGTTCTGTCGTACCAGATGAAAATCACTCATTAGCAAGTGCATGTGAAAAATATTTTAAGTTAAGGCCTTTTTTTCTTAGAGCTGGTATAAAGTCCGGGCTTAAAATTAAGTATAAAAACCCATTAGAGCTAGGGGCAGACAGAATTGCAACTAGTATAGGTTCTATTAAAAGGCATCCAGGTAAGAATATCATTATAATTGATATGGGTACTGCAACCACATTTGATATAATTAATAAAAACAGAGAACACCTAGGTGGCGCAATTTTCCCAGGACTTAGAATATCAATGGACTCCCTAGAACAAAGAACAGCAAAACTACCTAAGGTTGAGATAATAAGACCATTAACAGTTTGTGGAAGATCAACTGTAGAAAACATACAGTCGGGTCTTTATTATGGAGCAATAGGCCAACTAAAAGAGCTTATTTCTAGGTTTACTACTGAGAGTTTTCAAGGGGAAAAACCGATAATTATTGGAACAGGTGGTTTTAGTAGTCTGTTTAAAGATGAAAAAATATTTGATTATGTTTATCCAGACCTTGTTTTAGAGGGAATCAATAAAGCTTTGGAACTAAATAGGTGA
- the rlmH gene encoding 23S rRNA (pseudouridine(1915)-N(3))-methyltransferase RlmH, with the protein MKITIIGPGKLKERYLKDGIAEFVKRLTTYTKLEIIEVSDEKCPENLSPADMEIVKKREGARILSKIHPSSYIITLELEGKQLTSEGLANKIEEITVGGYSHITFIIGGSLGLHSDVRKRSHFKLCFSKMTFPHQMMKLILIEQIYRSFRILKNEPYHK; encoded by the coding sequence GTGAAAATAACTATAATAGGTCCTGGAAAATTAAAAGAGAGATACCTTAAAGATGGCATTGCAGAGTTTGTAAAACGGTTAACAACTTATACTAAACTTGAAATCATTGAAGTTAGTGATGAGAAGTGTCCTGAAAATTTAAGTCCAGCTGATATGGAAATTGTAAAAAAGAGAGAGGGTGCGAGGATTTTATCAAAGATACACCCCTCATCCTATATTATAACTCTAGAACTTGAAGGGAAACAGTTAACATCTGAGGGTTTAGCAAATAAGATAGAGGAGATCACTGTTGGTGGATATAGTCATATCACATTTATTATTGGTGGTTCTTTAGGGCTTCATTCTGATGTAAGGAAGAGAAGTCACTTTAAATTATGTTTCTCTAAAATGACGTTCCCCCACCAAATGATGAAACTGATACTTATAGAACAGATATATCGAAGTTTTAGAATTTTAAAGAATGAGCCATATCATAAATAG